GTGAAGTTAGTTTCTCCTACTATATGGCTCCCCTTATATGCCTCTAGACTGTCCTTTAAGGATATCAGGTCAGGGCCTACGTTTATATTCTGCAGAATAACGTTAGCCGCCACCATTAGTTGCTTATTGTGGACGATCGGTCTCAAAGGTCCTCATTAATGTGTCGTCGAGCTTCGCTATTAAGCCTTCAACTGACCAAGATGAAGTAGCCAAGATGAAACCCTCTATGTTCATACATATTTGCTACGTTGGTATTGGGTATGAGGAAACAAGGTCTTGATGGTTACCCGTCATGACCCAATAAGGAATCTTTTAGCAGAGTTTGTATGTCTAATGGGCTCATGTTAGACTTAGGGGATCATATCCCTCCAAGCCCAAAAACATGAGTGCTTATTTGACTAAATTAAGTTTTAGGAGATCAATAACTTTTTCATTcatttcgaccaaaaaaaacTTTTCGTTCATTAGTTTCTCTATCTAGTATATTGGAGGATATGTAAAAGAATAACTCAttactctaaaaaaaaataagattttaaaaagttattaacttaaagagaaaaaaatcagatacttttaaaaaattattttcttaatttttaaatatgagTTAATTGCGACTCATAAACAAAGATAGATCAagtatatattaaatataaaatcatttacATATAAACCTaaacccgaaggcataaaccgCTATTGCCCTCTGTTTCTGCTTTTCCCACCAACTTTTTAATGTTTTCTCCATACCACGTGTTTGTTTGTATTATTTTTcactcaaaatatttttttaatgctatatGTATTATTTGCCCCGCTACTTATTTATATGTAAGTATGTGTATGTAAATTGTTCTCATAACTCAAACTTTTTGAACCAGTAGTCACTGATTGTGTGTAACTTGTAAGTAGAAGTTGTCAATGACACATGTGACTTATTATATTACACCTTTCGTTGTATAAGTTGCATATGGTGCTGGAGACCCGACCCAATTTTACGACAACTTCTAAGTGAAGTTGCATTTCTCAATGGCAACTTGTGCTAGGTTTACGAAATGCATGTGAAGGATGAATTTTATTACAATGTAAACAAAGTTGTCTTTCTTAATGACAACTTGAGCTAGGATTTAGGAATTTAAGGTGTACTTATGAATGGAAATTTAAAAGTTAAGTGTGTTTTTAGTACTTAATATATATGGGTGATTCTAAATTGATTTGTtaaaaaatcacataaattTGGGTCCCACAATTTTGTTGTTAGAAATAATTTTTCTGATGTCATTGTGCTAacatagtttaattttttttgagtcACTTGCCACATGATAATAGATGTGGACTGTCTATAGTGACTATTTGCATTAGTTATGTTTTCTGAGaaattttcaaatcagatttGGTCTTTTCTATtccctttcttcatcttctacttTCGCAAACCCTAACACTACCTCCGGTGACGACGACCATGGCTCCACTACATTCCGACAAATTCTTCAACCTCCATCTATGCTCACTCCTACCCTTTACACAGCCCCTCTCCTCTCCCCCAAAACCTCCACCTCCCCCTCAAAATCTGATGCAAAATCCACGTGCAGTCGTGGACAACATCTTACTAGAATGATTACATGGCTAAtgattaataataaatttaagcCATGTGAACATTGTGAATTCATAAAAACTTatgtcaaataaaaaaaaattgggaccGAAAGCTTTGTCTAAAAAAATTATGGGTAAATATAGATTAACCCATATTTATCAAGGACGAAAAAAGATATTTAACCCTAAATAGAAATGTTGCAAAATAACTTCCAATGTTAATCTCAAGTagatattaaataaaaaagggTTAAACTCAAGAAATTGAGAAATAATTAGGCTTCATTAGTCAATACACTTTTGGTTCCCCTAGTATTTTGACTGGGTGGTTTTGATCCCTCTTGTTTGTTTGACGTTGCACTTTTAGTCCTTCTATTACTTCTGCGCCTAAAAATCTTTATGTGTCACTCTTGGAATGGTGTGGCATGTGATGACTAAAGTATGTGCTAATCCTCCCGTCTCTGGGAATTCGGTTTGTGGTCTTCGCGCTTCTTCTTTTGAGGGATATTGTTTTGGGGTTAAAGAAGGGCATTTGGATCAGCTCTACAAGGTGGCTCGACCTATGTTGTTGGAGGGCGGGATGCTTTTCTTTTCCCTGAGAATGAATGTCCTTCTGAAGTGGTAGAAGAAAAGGAGGTGTATGTTGCATCTTCTATGGCAGAAGTGTTAGATgagtcacattttttttttcagtttttgctCCTTCGGAGGTTATTAGCAGGTTGGAAGTTGGTCCTTCGCAAGCCTTGTTAGTGTTTTCTCCAAGTATTAATCAGTTTGGTATTAGAGGAATTGTATTTAATGATAACTCTGTGGGTGCTGGTTTGGTAAACCTCTTGCGTAGCCTCGTCTTAGAGAGGGGAAGGTTGTTATGGCTCTATCTTTTGACAGTCGGTTCCCTTTGTCTTTTTTGAGATCTTCCCCTGATGGATGCTTTTCTTGGCCGTTTTCTGTTTGATTTACTACCTCTTCGTTCTCTTCTTCATCCAGCTGAGGCGGTTGATGTGGGAGCCCACGGGCTTGACTCGGTTCATCCTAGTGTTGCTGATGATGTGCTCGATTTTGATGGTGGGGACGAGGCGGTTATCCGCGTCCTACCACAGGAAATGGAGGAGTGGTGGCCCCCTTGAGTGTCGATATTGCTCTTAGTGTTGTCTTTAATTCTGTTTTAGGTCATCGATGTTGCTTTCGTTGGTTTTTCTCGTGTTCAGGGAGgtttttttgtttatatttCTTAGGGTGATTAAGCCTTTTTCTATTTCTGTGGATGGTTGgggatttttgtttttgttatctCACTGCCCTATTCTCGAGCTTAGCCTTTCCTTTTTTATTATGATTAATATATTTGGACTTCCAAAAAAAATATGCATATCATTCAATATTTTATTCTTAAAATTTGGATTTGGTCTAACTCTACCCTTAGAGTTTCCTCAAAGCAGAAGATTTGTCTATACtataaaaaaagttttttaaatCATATAATATTTAACTTAAAGTActtcataaaatatatttaatattattttatattagatATGACTTAAAGTActtcataaaatatatttaatattatttaactaCTATTTTATAGGTGAATTCTTTTTGACCCATTTATTATGTTTGACTCTTTATCATTTGACCACTTCCATTTAATTGCTCATTTGCCATTGGGAAAAGCCTATAAAATGAAGTACATTTTATACTTTCTCCATCATTCTCCATTATTCTTCTTTGGTTTTCCCTTCATTCTTTTGCTTCTTGTTATGCTTCAAGTCTCATTGTTTCTCCAAACCAAGTTCCGATCTTTTTTTTACTCAATCCATCTTTCACTGTCTTTTATTTGTTAAACTCTCCCTTGTTCATTAGATTTAGGTTGGTGGTTTATATTCTCTGGAGACAGTAAGTTCTTTTCTTGATATTATAATTTGGACTTAGagtttttcctttttgtttatTGTCGGTTTAAAATTCTTTTGACTTTTGAAAACATTTTTGGGGTAAATTAAGTTGGTTTGTGTGATCAGTGGTGTATTCATTTGGGTTTTAAAGTTCTTTAGGTGTCCTTTTCAGGGTTTCTAAAGTTTTATTCCAGGGCGTGTTTGGAAAAAATGGAGAGCTCGAGAAGTAAGAATCATAATAATCTGGGGGTGAACAGAACTGGTCAGAGCATCAGAAAAAACCATTCACATGAAATCAACTCTGACGCTTCCCTTCGTTTTAGACGTCGTCAACATGATGGTTTGATTTACCATGTAAGCAAGGAAGAATTCGCGGACTTTGTTATGATGAACACCGGATTACATTCTCATGATCATCCACCATTGCTACATGTTCAGAGGCCACCAAGGCAAGAAAATCATTCCCCAATTCCTTCCAATAACAATGTTGCATTGCAAAGACCTTCTCCATCTATACAAGCATCATCAAGTCTTTTGGAGCCGGTAGTTCCAAGATACACCATGTGGGGTAATCCAGTTGAGTCACTATCATCTGCCAACAAAAGATACTCAGAGAATTCAACGACAGATATTGGTTCATGGGATAAGCAagctcaacctcaacctcaTCCACAACCTTACCCTCCTATTCCATATAGATCGTGCAATATGCAGCCTAATCATCCATTTTCATCTCAATTACCTATCAATTCTTGGGTGCCTATGCTACCTTCTTCCTCATCTAATAGCCATACTTATCCTATGCATGTTGCAACTAATCCACAAGTGCCCAATATGAATGGTGGTTTTGATTCTCATGTTCCTACCATGAATAATGTTAATACTAATCCAGTTGTGGATAACATGTATTTTGCAACAAATCCCCTTATGCCCACTATGAGTGTTTCATCTACTCATCCACATGTGGCTACTGTACGTGTTGATACTTATCCACCTGTGTCTTCTATGAGTGCTGCTGCTACTCATCCACCTGGGGCTAATATCAATTCTGTTACTCAT
This portion of the Lotus japonicus ecotype B-129 chromosome 3, LjGifu_v1.2 genome encodes:
- the LOC130743819 gene encoding protein HAIKU1-like, encoding MESSRSKNHNNLGVNRTGQSIRKNHSHEINSDASLRFRRRQHDGLIYHVSKEEFADFVMMNTGLHSHDHPPLLHVQRPPRQENHSPIPSNNNVALQRPSPSIQASSSLLEPVVPRYTMWGNPVESLSSANKRYSENSTTDIGSWDKQAQPQPHPQPYPPIPYRSCNMQPNHPFSSQLPINSWVPMLPSSSSNSHTYPMHVATNPQVPNMNGGFDSHVPTMNNVNTNPVVDNMYFATNPLMPTMSVSSTHPHVATVRVDTYPPVSSMSAAATHPPGANINSVTHPDVPSYVSNPFVPNIPSTESNGHPILPSPTSEFIFPSSPPNFMNQQSPQSCYPPLSPGMQFTYSLTDFPLSPNSQSWITEPLIFPGQFPPSPSEFPPIASPERGDQ